The Petropleomorpha daqingensis genome includes a window with the following:
- a CDS encoding response regulator transcription factor, with protein MPAVPDPAAPPWRVLVVDDEPAIRELLAMVCAYEGWDVRTAGTGEAALRAVRERAPDVVLLDAMLPDLDGLTVLRRIRASSPALPVIMVTARDSAEDRAALFGAGATGYVTKPFAVAALTEQVRRAFGQVAATTVRP; from the coding sequence GTGCCGGCCGTGCCCGATCCCGCTGCGCCGCCCTGGCGCGTCCTCGTCGTGGACGACGAGCCCGCCATCCGCGAGCTGCTGGCCATGGTCTGCGCCTACGAGGGCTGGGACGTGCGGACCGCCGGCACCGGGGAGGCGGCGCTGCGCGCGGTCCGGGAGCGGGCGCCGGACGTCGTCCTGCTCGACGCGATGCTGCCCGACCTGGACGGGCTGACCGTGCTGCGGCGGATCCGGGCCTCCTCCCCGGCGCTGCCGGTGATCATGGTGACCGCGCGGGACTCGGCGGAGGACCGCGCCGCGCTGTTCGGCGCCGGCGCGACCGGCTACGTGACCAAGCCCTTCGCCGTCGCCGCGCTGACCGAGCAGGTCCGCCGGGCGTTCGGTCAGGTGGCGGCGACGACGGTCCGCCCCTAG